The following are from one region of the Pelagibaculum spongiae genome:
- a CDS encoding N-6 DNA methylase — protein sequence MKKCQMALRLSNLRNNHPFLNIYQENIMSISATIKSIQDIMRKDAGVDGDAQRLGQMSWLLFLKVFDAQEQELEFEQDNHYRMPIPEQYLWRNWAADSQGITGDDLLQFINDKLFPELKNLIAPIDTNPRGHVVKAAFSDAFNYMKNGTLLRQVINKLNDIDFTDSKERHLFGDIYEQILRDLQSAGNAGEFYTPRAVTRFMIDRINPQLGETILDPACGTGGFLACAMDHLKSQVKTTEDHKTLQKQIYGVEKKQLPHLLCTTNMLLHGIEVPVNIRHGNTLSKSLSSWDDHIDIIVTNPPFGGTEEDGIEKNFPAEMRTRETADLFLQLIVEVLADGGSAAVVLPDGTLFGEGVKTKIKKLLTEECNLHTIVRLPNGVFNPYTGIKTNILFFTKGDGSKEKATKETWFYEHPYPEGVKNYSKTKPMKFEEFKAEQQWWGDEADGFAARVENEQAWKVSIDEIIKRNFNLDIKNPHVGEIISHDPDELLAEYAQQQEQIHGLLDQLKGILGAALTNDSAKGAN from the coding sequence ATGAAAAAATGTCAGATGGCGCTGCGCTTATCTAACCTACGAAATAATCACCCATTTTTAAATATTTACCAAGAGAACATCATGTCGATCAGTGCAACCATTAAATCCATTCAAGATATTATGCGTAAAGATGCCGGTGTTGACGGTGATGCGCAGCGCTTAGGTCAAATGTCATGGCTGTTATTTCTTAAAGTGTTTGACGCCCAAGAACAAGAGCTGGAATTTGAGCAAGATAATCATTATCGAATGCCAATTCCTGAACAATACCTATGGCGCAACTGGGCGGCAGACAGCCAAGGCATTACCGGCGATGATTTATTGCAGTTTATTAATGACAAGTTATTTCCGGAATTAAAAAACCTAATTGCGCCCATCGACACCAATCCGCGTGGCCATGTGGTAAAAGCCGCTTTTTCTGACGCATTTAATTACATGAAAAACGGTACCTTGCTGCGTCAGGTAATTAATAAATTAAATGATATTGATTTCACCGACTCCAAAGAACGCCATTTATTCGGTGATATTTACGAGCAGATATTAAGAGATCTGCAAAGTGCCGGTAATGCCGGTGAGTTTTATACTCCGCGTGCCGTCACCCGCTTTATGATTGACCGAATTAACCCGCAACTGGGTGAAACCATTCTTGACCCGGCCTGTGGCACCGGCGGTTTTCTGGCCTGCGCCATGGACCATTTAAAAAGCCAGGTAAAAACCACCGAAGACCATAAAACCCTGCAAAAACAGATTTACGGTGTTGAGAAAAAACAATTGCCGCATTTGTTATGTACCACCAATATGCTGTTGCATGGTATTGAAGTGCCGGTGAATATTCGCCACGGTAATACCTTGAGTAAATCCTTGTCTAGCTGGGATGACCATATCGATATTATCGTCACCAACCCGCCGTTTGGTGGCACAGAAGAAGACGGAATTGAAAAGAATTTCCCAGCGGAAATGCGCACTAGGGAAACCGCCGATTTATTCTTGCAATTAATTGTCGAAGTATTGGCCGATGGTGGCTCTGCCGCGGTAGTACTGCCCGATGGCACCTTGTTTGGCGAGGGCGTAAAAACCAAAATCAAAAAGCTACTCACCGAAGAGTGCAACCTGCACACCATCGTGCGCCTGCCCAACGGCGTATTTAATCCCTACACTGGCATTAAAACCAATATTTTATTCTTTACCAAAGGCGATGGTTCTAAAGAGAAAGCCACTAAAGAGACCTGGTTCTACGAGCACCCGTATCCGGAAGGCGTAAAGAACTACAGCAAAACCAAACCGATGAAGTTTGAAGAGTTCAAAGCCGAACAACAATGGTGGGGCGATGAAGCTGACGGTTTTGCCGCACGGGTTGAGAACGAACAGGCATGGAAAGTCAGCATTGATGAGATCATCAAACGCAACTTCAACCTCGATATCAAGAACCCTCACGTTGGCGAAATCATCAGTCACGACCCCGATGAATTGCTCGCAGAATACGCCCAGCAACAGGAACAGATTCACGGTTTGCTGGATCAGTTGAAGGGGATTCTGGGTGCTGCACTAACTAACGATTCTGCCAAAGGTGCAAACTAA
- a CDS encoding restriction endonuclease subunit S: MVPQDSEDEPASVLLERIAAEKKLLVKEKKIKKQKELSTISESDKPFELPQNWKFCRLNDLTIAAEAGWSPQCELHPREGNNWGVLKVSAVTWGVYKPKENKELPQALEPRPKYEVKSGDFLISRANTAELVAKAVVVPENAPKYLMMSDKIIRFQFSKTVSSHYINLVNNSMFSRSYYAQVAGGTSSSMKNVSQGQVRNLIVALPPLAEQHRIVTKVNELMSLCDQLEQQTETSLTAHTSLVENLLATLTSSTDAAELEQNWHRIAEHFTTLFTTESSIDQLKQTVLQLAVMGKLVPQDPNDQPASVLLEKIAAEKEQLIKEKKIKKQKALPPIGEDEKPFGLPDGWEWSRFSEVAYSRLGKMLDKAKDQGESKKYLRNTNVQWQKIDLLDIKEMKFEHAELQEFELHKGDLLICEGGEPGRCAIWQHDNIDIYFQKALHRARTYTGVIPEYLEICLMVDAANDSLAQLFTGATIKHLTGDKLSRHIISIPPSGEQARIISQALQLSTLCNHLKTHLQQAQQTRLHLADAMVEKALG; encoded by the coding sequence TTGGTACCTCAAGATTCTGAGGATGAACCGGCTTCTGTTTTGTTGGAACGGATTGCTGCTGAGAAGAAACTGCTGGTTAAAGAGAAAAAGATCAAAAAGCAAAAAGAATTATCAACAATTTCTGAGAGTGACAAGCCATTTGAGTTACCGCAAAACTGGAAGTTTTGTCGATTAAACGATTTAACCATTGCTGCTGAAGCAGGTTGGAGTCCTCAATGTGAATTACACCCAAGGGAAGGTAATAACTGGGGTGTTTTGAAGGTAAGTGCGGTTACGTGGGGAGTATATAAGCCAAAAGAAAATAAAGAATTACCTCAAGCGCTAGAACCTCGCCCCAAATACGAGGTGAAAAGTGGTGACTTTCTTATCTCAAGGGCGAATACCGCAGAGCTTGTGGCTAAGGCTGTTGTAGTGCCAGAAAATGCTCCAAAGTACTTGATGATGAGTGACAAAATTATTCGATTCCAATTTTCAAAAACAGTATCAAGTCATTACATAAATTTAGTAAATAACAGCATGTTTTCTCGTAGCTATTATGCGCAGGTTGCAGGTGGCACAAGTAGCTCCATGAAAAACGTTTCTCAAGGTCAAGTGCGGAACCTTATTGTTGCTCTTCCTCCACTCGCAGAACAACACCGCATAGTCACCAAAGTCAACGAACTCATGTCCCTGTGCGACCAGCTGGAACAGCAAACCGAAACCAGCCTCACCGCCCACACATCACTGGTAGAAAACCTGCTCGCCACACTCACCAGCAGCACCGATGCCGCCGAACTGGAACAGAACTGGCACCGCATTGCCGAACACTTCACCACTCTGTTCACCACAGAATCCAGCATCGACCAGCTCAAACAAACCGTGCTGCAACTGGCGGTAATGGGCAAGCTGGTACCTCAAGACCCGAACGATCAACCTGCGTCTGTACTGCTGGAAAAAATTGCTGCTGAAAAGGAGCAATTGATCAAAGAGAAGAAGATTAAGAAGCAGAAAGCGTTGCCGCCGATTGGGGAGGATGAAAAGCCGTTTGGGTTGCCTGATGGGTGGGAGTGGAGTCGTTTTTCTGAAGTTGCGTATTCGCGGTTAGGTAAAATGCTCGACAAAGCAAAGGACCAAGGTGAATCGAAAAAGTATTTACGAAATACGAATGTCCAATGGCAAAAAATTGACCTGTTAGATATTAAAGAAATGAAATTTGAACATGCTGAGCTGCAAGAGTTTGAGTTACATAAAGGAGATTTATTGATTTGCGAAGGTGGCGAGCCAGGGCGTTGTGCCATTTGGCAACATGACAACATTGATATTTACTTTCAAAAAGCACTTCACCGCGCAAGGACATACACTGGTGTGATTCCTGAGTATCTAGAAATATGCTTGATGGTAGATGCTGCCAATGATTCTCTTGCTCAACTATTTACTGGAGCCACAATAAAACATTTGACAGGTGATAAGCTCTCTCGACATATAATTTCGATTCCTCCTTCAGGGGAACAAGCCAGAATAATTAGTCAAGCACTCCAATTATCGACTCTCTGCAACCACCTAAAAACCCACCTCCAACAAGCCCAACAAACCCGCCTGCATCTGGCCGATGCGATGGTGGAAAAAGCGTTGGGGTAA
- a CDS encoding DUF3800 domain-containing protein, with the protein MEYNVYCDESCHLENDQQKSMVLGAIWCPVSKRLEIAKRIREIKIKHKLTSNFEVKWTKVSPSKLGFYMELLDYFFDDDDLHFRAVVVPDKQLLNHQRFAQSHDDWYYKMFFVMLKVIFEPDSRYFVYIDIKDTLGHEKITKLHDVLCNNAYDYSKKIIRDVKRIHSHEAEQLQLADLLIGALSYLHRGYSSNSAKIALIERIKARSGYRLTQNTLQRENKFNLFIWNSQG; encoded by the coding sequence GTGGAATATAATGTTTACTGCGATGAGTCATGCCATCTTGAAAATGATCAACAAAAGTCGATGGTGTTGGGGGCTATTTGGTGTCCGGTTTCCAAGAGATTGGAAATTGCCAAACGTATTCGAGAGATCAAAATAAAGCATAAGTTAACCAGCAATTTTGAAGTGAAGTGGACCAAGGTGAGCCCATCCAAGCTTGGGTTTTATATGGAATTGCTTGATTATTTCTTCGACGATGATGATCTGCACTTCCGGGCAGTTGTCGTTCCAGATAAACAACTGCTGAATCATCAACGTTTTGCGCAAAGTCATGATGACTGGTATTACAAAATGTTTTTTGTAATGCTGAAAGTGATCTTTGAACCAGACAGTCGTTATTTTGTGTATATCGACATAAAAGATACCCTGGGGCATGAAAAAATTACCAAGCTGCATGATGTGCTTTGCAATAATGCGTATGACTACTCAAAAAAAATTATACGTGATGTAAAGCGGATTCACTCTCATGAAGCGGAGCAATTGCAGTTGGCTGACTTACTTATTGGTGCGCTTTCTTACCTCCACCGTGGTTATTCATCAAACTCGGCAAAAATAGCATTAATTGAACGAATTAAAGCAAGGAGTGGTTACCGGCTCACTCAGAATACCTTGCAGAGAGAAAATAAATTTAATCTGTTTATCTGGAATTCTCAGGGGTAA
- a CDS encoding ABC transporter permease — MMSQAKSLIKRWAGSEFYWQFKKDKVAVFSSVILLLMVTLAICAPIFASQNPYDQTVLDIMDSEIPPVWQEEGDERFVLGTDDQGRDLFSTILYGTRISLLIGVCAVLLQAFLGITIGLAAGYFGGRLDSFLMRVADIQLSFSTMMVAIIFLAIFQAAFGTELYQQLALFMLIVVIGVAEWPQYARTVRASVLAEKQKEYVDAARVMGFGHVRIMLRHILPNTLSPILVISTVQVANAIISEAALSFLGLGMPVTQPSLGALISAGFEYFFSGSWWITAIPGLVLIILVLVINLLGDFMRDVLNPKLYKD; from the coding sequence ATGATGAGCCAAGCTAAATCATTAATAAAACGCTGGGCAGGTTCAGAATTTTACTGGCAGTTCAAAAAAGATAAGGTCGCAGTTTTTTCATCGGTTATTTTGCTACTGATGGTCACCTTGGCAATTTGCGCCCCTATCTTCGCTTCACAGAATCCTTATGACCAAACTGTTTTAGATATCATGGATTCTGAGATTCCGCCGGTTTGGCAGGAAGAAGGTGATGAACGCTTTGTTTTGGGCACCGATGACCAAGGGCGAGATCTATTCAGTACCATTTTATATGGCACGCGAATTTCTTTGTTGATTGGTGTTTGTGCGGTGCTGTTGCAAGCCTTTTTAGGCATCACAATTGGTTTGGCTGCAGGGTATTTCGGAGGTAGGTTAGATAGCTTTTTAATGCGAGTGGCCGATATTCAGCTCAGTTTTTCTACCATGATGGTAGCGATTATTTTCCTGGCAATATTCCAGGCCGCCTTTGGAACGGAGCTCTACCAGCAATTAGCATTGTTTATGCTGATTGTAGTAATTGGCGTTGCAGAATGGCCACAATATGCGCGAACCGTTAGAGCATCGGTATTGGCTGAAAAACAAAAAGAATATGTCGATGCAGCTCGAGTGATGGGCTTTGGCCATGTCAGAATTATGCTACGGCATATTCTGCCAAATACCTTATCGCCGATTTTGGTTATTTCTACTGTTCAGGTAGCCAATGCGATTATCTCTGAAGCTGCTTTGTCGTTCCTTGGCCTTGGAATGCCGGTGACTCAACCGTCGCTGGGTGCTTTGATTAGTGCGGGTTTTGAGTATTTCTTTTCTGGTAGCTGGTGGATTACTGCTATCCCGGGGTTGGTTTTGATTATATTGGTGCTGGTCATTAATTTGCTGGGTGACTTTATGCGTGATGTTTTAAATCCAAAGTTATATAAGGATTAA
- the ilvD gene encoding dihydroxy-acid dehydratase, giving the protein MPEYRSRTSTAGRNMAGARALWRATGMKDDDFHKPIIAVVNSFTQFVPGHVHLKDMGQLVAREIEAAGGVAKEFNTIAVDDGIAMGHDGMLYSLPSREIIADSVEYMVNAHCADAMVCISNCDKITPGMLMAALRLNIPVTFVSGGPMEAGKTSLSPHKLDLVDAMVMAATDDATDEEVDAVERSACPTCGSCSGMFTANSMNCLTEVLGLSLPGNGTMLATHADRKELFLEAGRLTVKNARLYYEQDDESVLPRSIANFKAFENAMTMDIAMGGSTNTILHLLAMAQEGEVDFDMDDIDRLSRTVPQLCKVAPNTPEYHVEDVHRAGGIMAILGELDRAGLIHNQLPTVHSSTMAEALAKWDVKQTTDKAVHHFFAAGPAGIPTQTAFSQDCRWPSLDLDRAAGCIRDYQHAFSKEGGLAVLVGNIAEKGCVVKTAGVDESILVFEGPARIFESQDGAVAGILADQVSEGEVVIIRYEGPKGGPGMQEMLYPTSYIKSKGLGKACALLTDGRFSGGTSGLSIGHVSPEAAAGGAIGLIKNGDIIKIDIPNRSIDVKLTAEELAERRAAEDAKGKDGWKPAEVRPRKVSAALKAYALLATSADKGAVRNLDMLD; this is encoded by the coding sequence ATGCCTGAATACCGCTCCCGGACATCAACCGCCGGAAGAAATATGGCTGGCGCACGCGCACTTTGGCGTGCTACTGGCATGAAAGATGATGATTTTCATAAGCCTATTATTGCGGTAGTCAATTCCTTTACCCAGTTCGTACCCGGCCATGTGCATTTAAAAGACATGGGCCAACTGGTAGCAAGAGAAATTGAAGCTGCAGGTGGAGTAGCAAAAGAATTTAATACCATCGCAGTTGATGATGGTATCGCAATGGGTCACGACGGCATGCTTTATTCACTGCCGAGCCGTGAGATCATCGCCGACTCTGTTGAATATATGGTCAATGCCCATTGTGCCGATGCAATGGTCTGCATCTCCAACTGCGACAAAATTACCCCCGGCATGTTAATGGCAGCACTGCGATTAAACATTCCGGTCACTTTTGTTTCTGGCGGCCCAATGGAAGCCGGTAAAACATCGCTATCTCCGCATAAGCTGGATTTAGTCGATGCGATGGTAATGGCCGCCACCGACGATGCCACCGATGAAGAAGTCGACGCCGTCGAGCGTAGCGCCTGCCCTACTTGTGGTTCTTGTTCTGGCATGTTCACCGCTAACTCAATGAACTGCTTGACCGAAGTACTTGGCCTGTCATTGCCTGGCAATGGCACCATGCTGGCAACCCATGCAGACCGTAAAGAATTATTTCTCGAAGCAGGAAGACTGACGGTTAAAAATGCTCGACTTTATTACGAGCAAGATGACGAATCCGTATTGCCTCGCTCAATCGCTAACTTTAAAGCCTTTGAAAATGCCATGACCATGGATATCGCCATGGGCGGTTCTACTAATACCATCTTGCATTTATTGGCAATGGCGCAAGAAGGCGAAGTTGATTTCGACATGGACGATATTGACCGCTTAAGTCGCACCGTGCCTCAATTATGTAAAGTGGCACCTAACACGCCAGAATATCATGTTGAAGATGTTCACCGCGCTGGCGGTATTATGGCGATTTTGGGCGAACTCGACCGCGCCGGTTTAATACACAACCAATTGCCTACCGTTCATAGCAGCACCATGGCCGAAGCTTTGGCTAAGTGGGATGTCAAACAAACCACTGACAAAGCAGTGCATCATTTCTTTGCAGCTGGCCCGGCAGGCATTCCAACTCAAACCGCATTTAGTCAAGATTGCCGCTGGCCATCACTCGATCTAGACCGCGCAGCCGGTTGTATTCGTGATTACCAGCATGCCTTTTCTAAAGAAGGTGGCTTAGCAGTTCTAGTTGGTAATATCGCCGAAAAAGGCTGCGTAGTTAAAACCGCCGGTGTTGATGAATCAATTCTGGTATTTGAAGGCCCTGCGCGCATTTTCGAAAGCCAAGACGGCGCAGTCGCCGGTATTCTGGCAGACCAGGTTTCTGAAGGCGAAGTGGTGATTATTCGCTACGAAGGCCCGAAAGGCGGCCCGGGCATGCAAGAAATGCTCTACCCCACCAGCTACATTAAATCCAAAGGCCTTGGCAAGGCTTGCGCATTATTAACTGATGGTCGTTTCTCTGGCGGCACTTCCGGATTATCTATCGGCCACGTTTCACCTGAAGCAGCCGCTGGCGGTGCAATTGGTTTAATCAAAAATGGCGATATCATTAAAATAGATATTCCAAACCGCAGCATCGACGTTAAATTAACTGCTGAAGAATTAGCAGAACGTCGAGCCGCAGAAGACGCCAAAGGAAAAGACGGCTGGAAACCAGCAGAAGTTCGCCCACGTAAAGTATCTGCTGCATTAAAAGCCTATGCATTACTGGCAACCAGTGCTGATAAAGGCGCAGTGAGAAACCTGGATATGCTGGATTGA
- the darG gene encoding type II toxin-antitoxin system antitoxin DNA ADP-ribosyl glycohydrolase DarG: MTINSVMGNLLQQHDADAIVNTVNCVGVMGKGIALQFKKKWPDNFKAYARACKDEQVHLGKMFVFDLGGLATPRYIINFPTKGHWRSASQLADIESGLADLVEQIQKIGIRSIAIPPLGCGNGGLDWQVVKPLIIKYFSAIDAVEVRVFEPNDSIKASDMEVGSRKPKMTPGRAAILSLLEIYKSQNYGLSKIEVQKLAYFLQVSGQNLKLNFVKHQYGPYADALRHALERMDGHYIQGVGDGVVAAEITPTESALNDAKQFLKQADSAITSHVQRVADLIEGYQSPYGVELLATVHWVAAYEGATSPEQAFALIQQWNARKKQLMTCQHVESAWMQLKQLNWI; this comes from the coding sequence ATGACGATTAACTCTGTAATGGGTAATTTGCTGCAACAGCACGATGCTGATGCAATCGTCAATACTGTGAATTGTGTCGGTGTGATGGGTAAAGGCATTGCGCTGCAGTTTAAGAAAAAATGGCCTGATAATTTTAAAGCTTATGCCAGAGCGTGCAAGGATGAGCAGGTTCACTTGGGGAAAATGTTTGTTTTTGATCTGGGTGGGCTGGCAACGCCGCGCTATATTATTAATTTTCCAACTAAAGGCCATTGGCGCAGTGCATCGCAACTGGCTGATATAGAAAGCGGCCTGGCAGATCTGGTTGAACAAATTCAAAAAATTGGCATTCGCTCAATTGCTATTCCACCGCTTGGATGTGGTAATGGCGGACTGGATTGGCAGGTGGTCAAGCCATTAATCATCAAATATTTCTCTGCGATTGATGCCGTTGAAGTTCGCGTGTTTGAACCAAATGATTCGATTAAAGCCAGTGACATGGAAGTGGGTAGCCGCAAGCCTAAAATGACACCGGGCCGTGCTGCGATTTTGTCATTATTGGAAATATATAAAAGCCAGAATTACGGTTTGTCGAAAATTGAAGTACAGAAACTGGCTTATTTTCTTCAGGTTTCTGGACAGAATTTAAAATTAAATTTTGTTAAACACCAGTATGGCCCTTATGCAGATGCGCTGCGACACGCTTTGGAACGAATGGATGGGCATTACATTCAAGGTGTTGGCGATGGGGTGGTTGCGGCAGAAATTACGCCAACCGAAAGCGCATTAAATGACGCGAAACAATTTTTGAAACAAGCCGACTCAGCCATAACAAGCCATGTTCAACGGGTTGCTGATTTAATAGAAGGTTATCAATCACCTTATGGTGTTGAGTTGTTGGCAACGGTGCATTGGGTCGCAGCTTATGAAGGTGCAACATCACCAGAGCAGGCCTTCGCTTTGATCCAGCAGTGGAATGCGCGTAAAAAGCAATTAATGACTTGCCAGCATGTTGAATCTGCCTGGATGCAATTAAAACAGCTTAACTGGATTTGA
- a CDS encoding ABC transporter permease translates to MFAFLIRRVIQAMVVMFVISIISFSIQDNLGDPLREMVGQSVSEAQRQTLRDQLGLNDPFLVQYVRFAKKAVTGDLGTSYFFKEPAVDVILQKMPATLELVFVSSLMILFLSVPMGVYSAIKPKSWGSKAIMGWSTIGISIPVFLTAIMCIYLFSVELGWLPSFGRGETSPFLGLWDSGLTTKDGWLHIILPAVSLASIMLPLFIRLIRSEMMEVLQMDYIKFAWAKGLMRKRIWFLHALKNTMLPVITVGGVQIGTMVAYTILTETVFQWPGMGFMFLEAVNRVDTPLIVAYLIVVGLVFVVVNTLVDLLYTLVNPTVKLAGAK, encoded by the coding sequence ATGTTTGCTTTCCTGATCAGACGAGTGATTCAGGCGATGGTGGTGATGTTCGTCATCAGCATTATCAGCTTTTCGATACAGGACAATCTGGGTGACCCGTTACGTGAAATGGTCGGTCAGTCAGTTTCTGAAGCACAACGACAAACGCTTCGCGATCAACTCGGCCTCAACGATCCCTTCCTAGTTCAATATGTTCGGTTTGCTAAAAAAGCAGTCACCGGTGATCTAGGCACTTCATATTTTTTTAAAGAGCCAGCGGTTGATGTCATTTTGCAAAAAATGCCGGCAACGCTAGAGCTAGTATTTGTATCCAGTTTAATGATTTTGTTTTTATCGGTGCCGATGGGCGTTTATTCTGCGATCAAGCCCAAAAGTTGGGGCTCAAAAGCGATTATGGGCTGGAGTACGATCGGCATCTCTATACCGGTTTTTTTAACCGCGATTATGTGTATTTATCTTTTTTCAGTTGAATTAGGTTGGCTGCCATCATTCGGTCGAGGTGAAACTAGTCCGTTTTTAGGATTGTGGGACAGTGGTTTAACCACCAAAGATGGCTGGTTGCATATTATATTGCCGGCGGTTTCTTTGGCGTCGATTATGCTGCCATTGTTTATTCGATTAATTCGCTCAGAAATGATGGAAGTTCTGCAGATGGATTATATTAAATTCGCTTGGGCCAAAGGCTTAATGCGCAAAAGAATTTGGTTTTTACATGCGCTAAAAAACACCATGCTGCCGGTAATTACCGTGGGCGGTGTGCAAATTGGCACCATGGTCGCTTACACCATTTTAACCGAAACAGTTTTCCAGTGGCCGGGTATGGGCTTTATGTTTTTAGAAGCAGTCAATCGAGTGGATACGCCATTGATTGTTGCTTATTTGATTGTGGTTGGTTTGGTTTTTGTGGTGGTTAATACATTGGTTGATTTGCTTTATACACTAGTGAACCCAACGGTTAAGCTGGCGGGAGCAAAATGA
- a CDS encoding ABC transporter substrate-binding protein: MIKTGKSLLTAAALTVGLAIGGVASVQAETLRVAYDSDPVTMDIHEQLSGGMLQFSHMVFDPLVRWGRDLQIKPRLADKWERIDDTTVRFHLREGVKFHSGNEMTALDVKWTFNRLKNSPDFKAVFAPFSGVSVVNKYTIDLKTDKPFPLVLNAATYIFPMDSKFYTGFAENGTAKDALVKHGNSFASRTASGTGPFIVTSRQQGVKVEFERFTNYWDKKSPGNVDKIVLTPIKEAPTRVAALLSGDVDFIAPVPPTDLKRIKKNSKTNLVTLPGTRIITFQMNQERRKELQNSKVRQAIVHAINNKGIVKKIMRGFATAAGQNSPEGYTGYNAELKPRYDLRKAKKLMKEAGYAKGFTLTMMAPNNRYVNDEKIAQAVASMLSKINIKIDLKTMPKAQYWPEFDKRSADLMMIGWHSDTEDTGNFFEFLLMCPDAETGFGQYNSGNYCNKNVDKLTLAVQQETDTAKRAEMLKQMEQTAYDEAAFAPLHWQNLAWAARKGVNISPIVNVMNFPYLGDLVIKK; the protein is encoded by the coding sequence ATGATTAAAACAGGAAAATCACTGCTGACTGCGGCAGCTTTAACTGTAGGACTGGCGATAGGTGGTGTTGCTTCAGTTCAAGCTGAAACCCTAAGAGTCGCTTATGATTCAGATCCAGTCACTATGGATATTCATGAGCAGTTATCTGGCGGTATGCTGCAATTCTCCCATATGGTATTCGACCCATTGGTTCGTTGGGGACGTGATCTGCAGATCAAGCCAAGACTGGCTGATAAGTGGGAACGGATTGACGATACAACGGTACGTTTTCATTTACGCGAAGGTGTAAAATTTCATTCAGGTAATGAAATGACTGCACTAGATGTTAAGTGGACTTTTAATCGTCTGAAAAACAGCCCCGATTTTAAAGCGGTTTTTGCACCTTTCTCTGGTGTTTCAGTGGTGAATAAGTACACCATTGATTTAAAAACCGATAAGCCATTCCCACTGGTATTAAATGCCGCGACTTATATCTTCCCAATGGATAGCAAGTTTTATACCGGTTTTGCTGAAAATGGTACTGCAAAAGATGCCTTGGTAAAACATGGTAATTCTTTTGCTTCTCGAACAGCTTCTGGTACCGGTCCATTTATTGTGACTTCACGTCAACAGGGGGTAAAAGTTGAATTTGAACGCTTTACCAATTACTGGGATAAAAAATCGCCAGGTAATGTCGATAAAATCGTATTAACCCCAATCAAAGAAGCGCCTACTAGAGTGGCTGCTTTATTGTCGGGTGATGTCGATTTTATTGCACCGGTACCACCGACTGATTTAAAGCGAATTAAAAAGAATTCCAAAACCAATTTAGTGACGCTGCCTGGTACGCGTATCATTACCTTCCAGATGAACCAAGAGCGACGTAAAGAGTTACAAAATTCTAAAGTACGTCAAGCGATTGTTCATGCAATCAACAATAAGGGTATTGTTAAGAAAATTATGCGGGGCTTTGCTACCGCTGCTGGTCAAAATAGCCCGGAAGGTTACACCGGTTACAACGCTGAACTTAAGCCGCGCTATGATTTGAGAAAAGCTAAAAAGTTAATGAAAGAAGCCGGTTACGCGAAGGGCTTTACATTAACTATGATGGCGCCAAACAACCGCTATGTGAATGATGAGAAAATCGCACAGGCAGTGGCTTCAATGCTTTCTAAAATCAACATCAAAATCGATTTGAAAACCATGCCGAAAGCTCAGTACTGGCCAGAGTTTGATAAACGCTCTGCTGATTTGATGATGATTGGTTGGCATTCAGATACCGAAGATACCGGTAACTTCTTTGAATTTTTGTTGATGTGTCCAGATGCAGAAACTGGTTTTGGCCAATACAACAGCGGTAACTACTGCAACAAGAATGTAGATAAGTTGACCCTTGCAGTGCAGCAGGAAACTGACACAGCCAAGCGAGCAGAAATGCTCAAGCAAATGGAACAAACTGCTTACGATGAAGCCGCTTTTGCACCATTACATTGGCAAAATCTAGCATGGGCAGCGCGTAAAGGTGTCAATATTTCACCGATTGTTAACGTCATGAACTTCCCCTACCTAGGCGACTTGGTGATTAAAAAGTAG